In Selenomonas sp. TAMA-11512, a genomic segment contains:
- a CDS encoding S-adenosylmethionine decarboxylase: protein MKIIARHLTADLFSCQDSKLYDMESLCRHLQKMVEAIDFHLLKSETVNIEDGHFLIFLALREGHCAVHVYLDKRYVACDVFLGVAEKEPTPLLKALKDYLKPEKFRTTFLKRGDIAAPKDLKPKVKTQIAPLRRTINTGAKVIRLLAQRRRK from the coding sequence TTGAAGATTATTGCCCGCCATTTAACAGCTGATTTGTTTTCATGTCAGGACAGCAAGCTATACGATATGGAATCACTTTGTCGACATCTTCAAAAAATGGTCGAGGCCATTGACTTCCACCTTTTGAAGAGTGAAACGGTAAATATTGAAGATGGTCATTTTCTGATATTTCTTGCCCTTCGTGAGGGGCATTGTGCCGTACATGTCTATCTGGATAAGCGTTATGTAGCCTGCGATGTCTTTTTAGGCGTAGCGGAAAAGGAACCGACGCCTCTCTTAAAGGCACTAAAAGACTATCTGAAGCCGGAAAAATTCCGTACGACCTTCTTAAAGCGCGGTGACATTGCCGCTCCCAAAGATCTCAAGCCGAAAGTGAAAACACAAATCGCACCCCTGCGGCGCACGATCAATACCGGTGCAAAAGTCATTCGCCTCTTAGCGCAGCGCAGGCGGAAATGA